A genomic segment from Variovorax paradoxus B4 encodes:
- a CDS encoding S9 family peptidase — MRNIRTPSGWYAALAAKCSAAALLAGCATGPTHPALVSARQDNTLPPLVPMRRFVANIDAVNGHVLSPDGQQLAWVQAVGTDVGLGVRKTSDAAEVKSPSTRTFAIGTLARPFVSGPTYMWLPDSRHLAYLKDFTGDENTQIFVLDTEAPGARPWAVTPWPGVRSAMLGWGAPGSATFLFANNQRDRSSMDLFEGDARTRTVREIARSEPDSRVLAWFIDTRRELAGRMRQLGSADGSDRLLELRQPDGSWRAFRTVRAFDSFWPQRVDLGAGRLWALTNVGRDKLALVEVDLANGTEKLLAEDAEVDLDYGVFPPQQGAPLAYVSEPSRPRISYLDTALASEVAGAEKTARERGWLEAEPVITRPASMANDVRRIVLRSTTENERVELLLDRASGQLTRLTPPREPTANLFSPMEPFSFKASDGLVVHGYLVRPLGVKGPAPLVVDIHGGPWVRDSWQSAGFTPTQMLANRGYAVLNVNYRGSGGYGRAFMMAGAHETSGRLQRDIAEAVQWAIDQGVADPKRVAVLGGSFGGFSVLAQLIQKPHDYRCGIDVVGVANWPRAIENWPPFWRNRHYFALFFGDVNKPEERARMLQDSPVSQIDRITAPLLVIHGANDVRVLRQDSDDVVATLQKLGRPVEYMSFPDEGHSVRKWRNRLAQWRKIEDTLAVCLGGRSNGFDFYELMPRQ, encoded by the coding sequence ATGAGAAACATCAGGACCCCCAGCGGTTGGTACGCCGCTCTTGCAGCCAAGTGCAGCGCCGCGGCACTGCTTGCCGGCTGCGCCACCGGCCCCACGCACCCCGCACTGGTGTCGGCGCGGCAGGACAACACGCTCCCGCCTCTCGTGCCGATGCGGCGGTTCGTGGCGAACATCGATGCGGTCAACGGCCACGTTCTCTCGCCCGATGGACAACAGCTTGCATGGGTGCAGGCGGTCGGTACCGATGTGGGACTTGGCGTGCGCAAGACGTCCGATGCAGCCGAGGTCAAAAGCCCCAGCACCCGCACCTTTGCGATCGGCACGCTCGCGCGGCCCTTCGTGTCCGGGCCGACCTACATGTGGCTGCCCGACAGCCGCCACCTGGCCTACCTCAAGGACTTCACGGGCGACGAGAACACGCAGATCTTCGTGCTCGACACCGAGGCTCCGGGCGCCAGGCCCTGGGCCGTCACGCCCTGGCCGGGCGTGCGCTCGGCCATGCTGGGATGGGGCGCGCCGGGCAGTGCCACCTTCCTGTTCGCGAACAATCAGCGGGACCGCTCCAGCATGGATCTTTTCGAAGGCGATGCCCGCACGCGCACCGTGCGCGAAATTGCGCGCAGCGAGCCCGACAGCCGCGTGCTGGCCTGGTTCATCGACACCCGGCGCGAACTCGCGGGCCGCATGCGGCAGCTCGGAAGCGCGGACGGCTCCGACCGGCTTCTGGAACTGCGCCAGCCCGACGGTAGCTGGCGCGCCTTCAGAACGGTGAGAGCATTCGATTCCTTCTGGCCGCAGCGCGTCGATCTCGGCGCTGGGCGGCTCTGGGCATTGACGAATGTGGGACGCGACAAGCTTGCGCTGGTCGAGGTCGATCTCGCCAACGGCACGGAGAAGCTGCTCGCGGAAGATGCCGAGGTCGACCTTGACTACGGCGTGTTCCCGCCGCAGCAGGGAGCGCCGCTGGCGTATGTTTCCGAACCTAGCCGTCCCCGCATCTCCTATCTCGACACCGCACTGGCCAGCGAAGTGGCCGGCGCCGAGAAGACGGCCCGGGAGCGCGGCTGGCTGGAGGCCGAACCCGTCATCACGCGGCCCGCTAGCATGGCCAACGATGTGCGCCGCATCGTGCTGCGCTCGACCACCGAGAACGAACGCGTCGAACTGCTGCTGGACCGCGCGAGCGGTCAGCTCACACGCCTCACGCCGCCGCGCGAGCCGACGGCCAACCTCTTCTCGCCCATGGAACCCTTCTCCTTCAAGGCGTCGGATGGTCTCGTGGTGCATGGCTATCTCGTGCGGCCGCTCGGGGTAAAGGGGCCCGCGCCACTGGTGGTCGACATCCACGGCGGCCCCTGGGTCCGCGACTCATGGCAATCTGCGGGCTTTACACCCACTCAGATGCTGGCGAACCGAGGCTATGCCGTCCTCAACGTGAACTACCGCGGCTCTGGCGGCTACGGGCGCGCCTTCATGATGGCGGGCGCGCACGAAACCAGCGGCCGGCTTCAGCGCGACATTGCGGAGGCCGTGCAATGGGCCATCGATCAAGGCGTGGCCGACCCCAAGCGCGTGGCCGTGCTCGGCGGCAGCTTCGGCGGGTTCTCGGTGCTCGCCCAACTGATCCAGAAGCCGCACGACTACCGGTGCGGCATCGACGTGGTGGGCGTAGCCAACTGGCCCCGCGCGATCGAGAACTGGCCGCCCTTCTGGCGCAACCGCCACTATTTCGCACTCTTCTTCGGCGACGTGAACAAACCGGAGGAACGCGCACGCATGCTGCAGGACTCGCCCGTCTCGCAGATCGACCGCATCACCGCGCCGTTGCTGGTGATTCATGGTGCCAACGACGTGCGCGTGCTGCGGCAGGATTCGGACGATGTGGTGGCCACGCTCCAGAAGCTCGGCCGGCCGGTCGAGTACATGAGCTTTCCCGACGAAGGCCACAGCGTGCGCAAGTGGCGCAACCGGCTCGCGCAATGGCGAAAGATCGAAGACACCCTGGCAGTGTGCCTTGGCGGGCGCAGCAACGGGTTCGACTTCTACGAACTGATGCCCCGGCAATAG